A window of the Streptomyces griseochromogenes genome harbors these coding sequences:
- a CDS encoding dienelactone hydrolase family protein, translating to MTAVQGADVDIPTSDGTADAYLAHPADGSPHPGVLLYQDAYGLRPQLRAMADRLAGAGYTVLAPNVFYRHGRTPIGEVPEFIDPAADPAIWERIGPVMASLTPEQTERDADAYLGRLADSPLVSDGPVALTGYCMGARLALRTAATHAERVAAAAGFHGGRLATDAPDSPHLGAGRITAELYFGHADQDHSMPEEQIRRLEDALCAAGVRHTCEVYPGAQHGYTQADTPAYGREADERHWAALLDLLKRAF from the coding sequence ATGACCGCCGTACAGGGAGCAGACGTCGACATCCCGACCTCGGACGGCACCGCCGACGCCTACCTCGCCCACCCGGCGGACGGGAGCCCGCATCCCGGCGTCCTGCTCTACCAGGACGCCTACGGCCTGCGCCCGCAGCTGAGGGCGATGGCCGACCGGCTCGCCGGTGCCGGTTACACGGTCCTGGCGCCGAACGTCTTCTACCGGCACGGCCGCACCCCGATCGGAGAGGTTCCGGAGTTCATCGACCCCGCCGCCGACCCGGCCATCTGGGAGCGGATCGGCCCGGTCATGGCCTCCCTCACCCCGGAGCAGACCGAGCGGGACGCGGACGCCTATCTGGGCCGGCTCGCCGACAGCCCCTTGGTCAGCGACGGTCCGGTCGCGCTGACCGGTTACTGCATGGGCGCCCGGCTGGCCCTGCGTACCGCGGCGACCCACGCCGAGCGGGTGGCCGCCGCGGCCGGCTTTCACGGTGGCCGGCTGGCCACCGACGCCCCGGACAGCCCGCATCTCGGCGCCGGGCGCATCACGGCGGAGCTGTACTTCGGCCACGCCGATCAGGACCACTCCATGCCCGAGGAGCAGATCCGGCGCCTGGAGGACGCGCTCTGCGCCGCCGGCGTCCGTCACACCTGCGAGGTCTACCCGGGTGCTCAGCACGGCTACACCCAGGCGGACACCCCCGCCTACGGCCGCGAGGCCGACGAGCGGCACTGGGCGGCCCTGCTCGACCTGCTGAAGCGCGCTTTCTGA
- a CDS encoding LLM class flavin-dependent oxidoreductase, with translation MPSTARPLRRLGFLTIGLFDAADPGRGHESTLEIIELGERLGFDSAWVRHRHLQYGISSPVAVLAAASQRTRRIELGTAVIPLGWENPLRLAEDLATVDILSGGRLNPGVSVGPPMHYEQVKEALYPDTADTEDFSYERVRRLLDFVRGEAATDFSGVEGFEVFADVVQPHSPGLGRRMWYGGAGLGSARWAGEHGMNFLTSSVVKAEDTDGPLDFAEIQRSHIRAFRARHPDGDAARVSQGLVVIPTDSASPGQRAKYAEYAAARLPRTASPQGPARLLFAPDLVGTSEELAECLNAHAAFREIDEVAFALPFTFAHDDYVQILTDLATKLGPALGWRPAD, from the coding sequence GTGCCGTCCACCGCTCGCCCGCTGCGCAGACTGGGCTTCCTGACGATCGGTCTCTTCGACGCGGCCGACCCGGGCCGGGGCCACGAGTCCACGCTGGAGATCATCGAGCTGGGCGAGCGGCTGGGCTTCGACAGCGCCTGGGTCCGCCACCGCCATCTCCAGTACGGCATCTCGTCCCCGGTCGCGGTGCTGGCGGCGGCTTCGCAGCGCACCCGCCGCATCGAGCTGGGCACCGCGGTGATCCCGCTGGGCTGGGAGAATCCGCTGCGCCTCGCCGAGGACCTGGCGACCGTGGACATCCTGTCCGGCGGCCGTCTGAACCCGGGCGTGAGCGTGGGCCCGCCGATGCACTACGAGCAGGTCAAGGAGGCCCTGTATCCGGACACCGCGGACACCGAGGACTTCAGCTACGAGCGGGTGCGGCGGCTGCTGGACTTCGTGCGCGGCGAGGCGGCCACCGACTTCAGCGGTGTGGAGGGCTTCGAGGTCTTCGCGGACGTGGTGCAGCCGCACTCCCCCGGGCTCGGGCGGCGGATGTGGTACGGGGGTGCCGGCCTCGGCTCGGCGCGCTGGGCGGGCGAGCACGGCATGAACTTCCTGACCAGCAGCGTCGTCAAGGCCGAGGACACGGACGGGCCGCTGGACTTCGCGGAGATCCAGCGGTCGCACATCCGCGCCTTCCGCGCCCGGCACCCCGACGGGGACGCGGCCCGCGTCTCCCAGGGGCTGGTGGTGATCCCCACCGACTCCGCGAGCCCCGGACAGCGGGCCAAGTACGCGGAGTACGCCGCCGCGCGGCTGCCCCGCACGGCCTCTCCGCAGGGTCCGGCGCGGCTGCTCTTCGCCCCTGATCTGGTCGGCACCAGCGAGGAACTGGCCGAGTGCCTGAACGCGCACGCCGCGTTCCGCGAGATCGACGAGGTGGCGTTCGCGCTGCCGTTCACCTTCGCCCACGACGACTACGTCCAGATCCTCACGGACCTGGCGACGAAGCTGGGCCCCGCTCTGGGATGGCGGCCGGCGGACTGA
- a CDS encoding MerR family transcriptional regulator, which produces MLIGELAARTGTTTRALRYYEEQGLLESDRTPTGYRVYGPAAEARVRNVRDLLASGFTVEDVKSFVRYLDTDLPEVFAYSPACADAYGVGARRVAELEERIASLTGVRDILVRRMPWLAASGDGSEGDAT; this is translated from the coding sequence ATGCTGATCGGCGAGCTGGCGGCACGGACAGGTACGACGACCCGCGCCCTGCGCTACTACGAGGAACAGGGCCTGCTGGAGTCCGACCGGACACCGACGGGCTACCGCGTCTACGGCCCGGCCGCCGAGGCCCGGGTGCGCAACGTCCGTGATCTGCTGGCCTCCGGCTTCACCGTCGAGGACGTGAAGTCGTTCGTGCGCTATCTCGACACCGATCTGCCGGAGGTCTTCGCCTACTCGCCCGCGTGCGCCGACGCCTATGGCGTGGGCGCACGCCGGGTGGCGGAACTGGAGGAGAGGATCGCCTCCCTCACCGGGGTGCGGGACATCCTGGTCCGCCGGATGCCTTGGCTCGCGGCGTCCGGCGACGGCTCCGAGGGCGATGCCACCTGA
- a CDS encoding alkaline phosphatase family protein, producing MRWRSFGGQLALLGALIVCAEPAHAAGSSGNLIVNGDAEAGGSCTDDWAAATTVPGWTTQAGGPDVMCHTVGSFGLPGDGNSPGKAFFGPGNFGDGSMTQTVDVSSAATAIDGGGVHYNLSGWLGGWTVYSGYVAVGLHFHDANGRPIGTSAKLPTVSASDRGMATKFLSRSTTGTVPAGTRSIQVEVQFLSTSHETGYLDNLSLTLDTPVTAPAPLAPPVSKVPGYDHVFMVMMENTDYSEVMNDPADTPFMHSLMSQGATLTDFHGVYHPSDENYLAIAGGDTYAKGATYWPNINSPQRNLGDTLEAAGKSWKAYEQGMGTPCNTSNKNDSYYEPDDAPFINYTDISGDPARCAAHLFDTSQLTTDLKSASTTPNFSWIAADDYYDGEASGNGSATSLKTQDGWLKQTLAPVLSSPAWTQQRSLLVLTWDESQSEGYNHIATTVVGSQGTVPAGTSSPAHYDHYGIGRTIESALGLPGLTANDTYATPLNDAFAPSRATAPTLTGDLNAVADGGNVTFRYAVPSAAQVSAKNWIGIYPAGVTPGQQSSLAWSYTPNASGAATFSTGKLRGAGKYDVYYLADNGYSVLAGPFSLTVD from the coding sequence ATGCGCTGGAGATCCTTCGGCGGGCAGCTCGCCCTCCTCGGCGCACTGATCGTCTGCGCCGAGCCGGCCCACGCGGCCGGCAGCAGCGGCAATCTGATCGTCAACGGCGACGCGGAGGCCGGCGGCTCCTGCACCGACGACTGGGCCGCGGCGACCACGGTGCCGGGCTGGACCACCCAGGCCGGCGGGCCGGACGTCATGTGCCACACCGTCGGCTCCTTCGGGCTGCCCGGCGACGGCAACTCCCCCGGCAAGGCCTTCTTCGGGCCCGGCAACTTCGGTGACGGCTCGATGACGCAGACCGTCGACGTCTCCTCGGCGGCGACGGCCATCGACGGCGGCGGTGTGCACTACAACCTCTCCGGCTGGCTCGGCGGCTGGACCGTGTACAGCGGGTACGTGGCGGTAGGCCTGCACTTCCACGACGCGAACGGCCGTCCGATCGGCACGTCGGCCAAGCTGCCGACGGTCTCCGCGTCCGACCGGGGCATGGCCACGAAGTTCCTCTCCCGCAGCACGACCGGCACGGTCCCCGCGGGGACCCGGTCGATCCAGGTCGAGGTGCAGTTCCTGTCGACGTCGCACGAGACCGGCTACCTCGACAACCTCTCCCTCACCCTGGACACCCCGGTGACCGCGCCGGCCCCGCTCGCCCCGCCCGTGTCCAAGGTGCCCGGCTACGACCACGTGTTCATGGTCATGATGGAGAACACCGACTACTCCGAGGTCATGAACGACCCGGCCGACACGCCCTTCATGCACAGTCTGATGTCCCAGGGCGCGACGCTGACCGACTTCCACGGCGTCTACCACCCGAGCGACGAGAACTACCTCGCCATCGCCGGCGGCGACACCTACGCCAAGGGCGCCACCTACTGGCCGAACATCAACTCCCCCCAGCGCAACCTGGGCGACACCCTGGAGGCGGCCGGCAAGAGCTGGAAGGCCTACGAGCAGGGCATGGGCACACCCTGCAACACCAGTAACAAGAACGACAGTTACTACGAGCCGGATGACGCGCCGTTCATCAACTACACGGACATCAGCGGCGATCCGGCCCGCTGTGCGGCGCACCTGTTCGACACCTCGCAGCTGACCACGGACCTGAAGTCGGCCTCGACCACGCCGAACTTCTCCTGGATCGCCGCCGACGACTACTACGACGGCGAGGCGTCCGGCAACGGCAGCGCCACCAGCCTGAAGACGCAGGACGGCTGGCTGAAGCAGACCCTCGCCCCGGTACTGTCCTCCCCCGCCTGGACCCAGCAGCGCTCGCTGCTCGTCCTGACCTGGGACGAGAGCCAGAGCGAAGGCTACAACCACATCGCCACGACGGTCGTCGGCTCGCAGGGCACCGTTCCGGCCGGGACCAGCAGTCCGGCCCACTACGACCACTACGGCATCGGCCGCACGATCGAGTCGGCCCTCGGTCTGCCCGGGCTGACCGCCAACGACACCTACGCGACGCCGCTGAACGACGCCTTCGCGCCGTCCAGGGCGACGGCGCCGACCCTCACCGGCGACCTGAACGCGGTCGCGGACGGCGGCAACGTGACGTTCCGGTACGCGGTGCCGTCCGCCGCGCAGGTGAGCGCGAAGAACTGGATCGGCATCTACCCGGCCGGCGTCACCCCCGGCCAGCAGTCCTCGCTCGCCTGGTCCTACACCCCGAACGCCAGCGGCGCGGCGACCTTCTCCACCGGCAAGCTGCGCGGCGCGGGCAAGTACGACGTGTACTACCTGGCCGACAACGGCTACTCGGTGCTGGCCGGGCCGTTCTCACTCACCGTGGACTGA
- a CDS encoding glycoside hydrolase family 64 protein, which yields MLPSITRPALPLAAATALVGGLLTLAVPDRAGAAVPDTVPLKITNNSGRSGPVYVYDLGTQLSSGQQGWADENGAFHAWPAGGNPPTPAPDAAITGPAAGQSKTIRIPKFSGRVYFSYGQKLDFRLTTGGLVQPAVQNPSDPNRNILFNWSEYTLNDSGLWLNSTQVDMFSAPYAVGVQRSDGSVSSTGHLKSGGYTGFFDALRGQPGGWSGLIQTRSDGTVLRALSPLYGVETGALPANVMDDYVNRVWQKYATATLTVTPFGDRPDTKYYGRVSGNVMNFTDSSGAVVTSFQKPDADSVFGCHKLLDAPNDQVRGPISRTLCAGFNRSTLLVDPNQPDTSAANFYQDPVTNQYARAIHARTADGKAYAFAFDDVGNQESLVHDGSPQQAYLTLDPLS from the coding sequence GTGCTCCCCAGCATCACCCGACCGGCGCTGCCCCTGGCGGCGGCGACGGCCCTGGTCGGCGGCCTCCTCACACTGGCCGTACCGGACCGCGCCGGCGCCGCCGTACCGGACACCGTCCCACTGAAGATCACCAACAACTCGGGCCGCTCCGGCCCGGTGTACGTCTACGACCTCGGCACCCAGCTGTCCTCGGGACAGCAGGGCTGGGCCGATGAGAACGGCGCCTTCCACGCCTGGCCGGCCGGCGGCAACCCGCCGACTCCCGCCCCGGACGCGGCGATCACGGGCCCGGCGGCCGGGCAGTCGAAGACGATCCGGATCCCGAAGTTCTCCGGCCGGGTCTACTTCTCCTACGGCCAGAAGCTCGACTTCAGGCTGACCACCGGCGGGCTGGTCCAGCCGGCCGTGCAGAATCCCTCCGACCCCAACCGGAACATCCTGTTCAACTGGTCGGAGTACACGCTGAACGACTCCGGGCTGTGGCTCAACAGCACCCAGGTGGACATGTTCTCGGCGCCGTACGCGGTAGGCGTGCAGCGCTCCGACGGCAGCGTGAGCAGCACCGGGCATCTCAAGTCCGGTGGCTACACGGGCTTCTTCGACGCGCTGCGCGGACAGCCGGGCGGCTGGTCCGGTCTGATCCAGACACGCTCCGACGGCACCGTACTGCGCGCCCTGTCCCCGCTGTACGGCGTGGAGACCGGGGCCCTGCCGGCGAACGTGATGGACGACTACGTCAACCGGGTCTGGCAGAAATACGCGACGGCGACCCTGACCGTCACGCCGTTCGGGGACCGGCCGGACACCAAGTACTACGGCCGGGTCTCCGGGAACGTCATGAACTTCACCGACTCCTCCGGCGCGGTGGTCACGAGCTTCCAGAAGCCGGACGCGGACAGCGTCTTCGGCTGCCACAAGCTGCTGGACGCACCCAACGACCAGGTGCGCGGGCCCATCTCGCGCACGCTGTGCGCCGGTTTCAACCGCTCGACCCTGCTGGTCGATCCGAACCAGCCGGACACCTCGGCGGCGAACTTCTACCAGGACCCGGTGACCAACCAGTACGCGCGCGCGATCCACGCGCGGACGGCCGACGGCAAGGCGTACGCGTTCGCGTTCGACGACGTCGGCAACCAGGAGTCGCTGGTCCACGACGGCAGCCCGCAGCAGGCCTATCTGACGCTGGATCCGCTGAGCTGA
- a CDS encoding M4 family metallopeptidase translates to MRRHPHRRATVGAALVSTAAFLAVGIQSVPATAKPAGPHPSPLRTGGLAAKLTPAQHSALIKSAKEKTATTARSLGLGAQEKLVVKDVTKDNDGTLHTRYERTYAGLPVLGGDLVVHTPPASLAAGTVSTTFNNKHRIKVASTTATFTRSAAETKALKAAQALDAKKATTDSARKVIWAGTGTPKLAWETVIGGFQDDGTPSQLHVITDATTGKELYRYQAVKTGTGNTRYSGQVTLTTTQSGSNYTLTDGARGGHKTYNLNHGSSGTGTLFSQNNDTWGDGTNSNAATAGADAHYGAAETWDFYKNTFGRSGIKNDGVGAYSRVHYGNAYVNAFWDDSCFCMTYGDGSGNNDPLTALDVAGHEMTHGVTSNTAGLEYSGESGGLNEATSDVFGTGVEFYANNSSDPGDYLIGEKIDINGNGTPLRYMDKPSKDGGSADSWYSGVGNLDVHYSSGPANHMFYLLSEGSGTKVINGVTYNSPTSDGVAVTGIGRAAALQIWYKALTTYMTSSTDYAAARTAALNAAAALYGTNSTQYAGVGNAFAGINVGSHITPPSSGVTVTNPGSQTATVGTPVSLQIQASSTNSGALGYSASGLPAGLSINSSTGLISGTPTTAGTSNTTVTVTDSTGATGTATFGWTVSSGGGGGCTATQLLANPGFESGGTGWTATSGVITTDSGEAAHSGSYKAWIDGYGSTHTDTLSQSVTIPAGCKATLTFYLHIDTDETTGSIQYDKLTVTAGSKTLATYSNLNKASGYSQKSFDLSSLAGSTVTLKFNGVEDSSLQTSFVVDDTALTTG, encoded by the coding sequence GTGAGACGTCATCCCCACAGACGGGCCACGGTCGGAGCCGCACTGGTCTCCACCGCCGCCTTCCTCGCCGTCGGCATCCAGTCCGTCCCGGCGACCGCCAAGCCCGCGGGCCCCCACCCCAGCCCCCTGCGCACCGGAGGCCTGGCGGCGAAACTCACCCCGGCGCAGCACTCCGCGCTGATCAAGAGCGCCAAGGAGAAGACGGCCACGACGGCCCGCTCCCTCGGCCTCGGCGCCCAGGAGAAGCTGGTCGTCAAGGACGTCACCAAGGACAACGACGGCACCCTGCACACCCGTTACGAGCGCACCTACGCGGGCCTCCCCGTCCTCGGCGGCGACCTCGTCGTGCACACCCCGCCCGCCTCCCTGGCCGCGGGCACCGTGAGCACGACCTTCAACAACAAGCACCGGATCAAGGTCGCGTCCACCACCGCGACCTTCACCAGGTCCGCCGCCGAGACCAAGGCCCTGAAGGCCGCGCAGGCCCTCGATGCCAAGAAGGCCACCACGGACAGCGCCCGCAAGGTGATCTGGGCGGGCACCGGTACCCCGAAGCTTGCCTGGGAGACCGTGATCGGCGGCTTCCAGGACGACGGCACGCCCAGCCAGCTGCACGTGATCACCGACGCCACCACGGGCAAGGAGCTGTACCGCTACCAGGCGGTCAAGACCGGTACCGGCAACACCCGGTACAGCGGGCAGGTCACGCTGACCACGACCCAGTCGGGGTCGAACTACACCCTGACCGACGGGGCGCGCGGCGGCCACAAGACGTACAACCTGAACCACGGCTCCTCGGGGACCGGGACGCTGTTCTCGCAGAACAACGACACCTGGGGCGACGGCACCAACTCCAACGCGGCCACCGCGGGCGCGGACGCCCACTACGGCGCGGCCGAGACCTGGGACTTCTACAAGAACACCTTCGGCCGCAGCGGCATCAAGAACGACGGTGTCGGCGCCTACTCCCGCGTCCACTACGGCAACGCGTACGTGAACGCGTTCTGGGACGACAGCTGCTTCTGCATGACGTACGGCGACGGGTCGGGCAACAACGACCCGCTGACCGCGCTGGACGTCGCGGGACACGAGATGACCCACGGCGTCACCTCCAACACGGCCGGCCTCGAATACAGCGGCGAGTCCGGGGGCCTGAACGAGGCGACCTCCGACGTCTTCGGCACCGGCGTGGAGTTCTACGCCAACAACAGCTCCGACCCCGGTGACTACCTCATCGGCGAGAAGATCGACATCAACGGCAACGGGACGCCGCTGCGCTACATGGACAAGCCGAGCAAGGACGGCGGCTCCGCCGACAGCTGGTACTCCGGCGTCGGCAACCTGGACGTGCACTACTCCTCGGGCCCCGCGAACCACATGTTCTACCTGCTGTCCGAGGGCAGCGGCACCAAGGTCATCAACGGCGTCACGTACAACAGCCCGACCTCGGACGGGGTCGCCGTCACCGGCATCGGCCGGGCCGCGGCGCTGCAGATCTGGTACAAGGCGCTGACGACGTACATGACGTCCAGCACCGACTACGCCGCCGCCCGCACCGCCGCCCTCAACGCGGCCGCCGCGCTCTACGGCACCAACTCCACCCAGTACGCGGGCGTGGGCAACGCCTTCGCCGGCATCAACGTCGGCAGCCACATCACCCCGCCCAGCAGCGGAGTGACCGTCACCAACCCGGGCAGCCAGACCGCCACCGTCGGCACACCGGTCAGCCTGCAGATCCAGGCGAGCAGCACCAACAGCGGTGCCCTCGGCTACAGCGCCTCCGGTCTGCCGGCCGGCCTGTCGATCAACAGCTCCACCGGCCTGATCTCCGGCACACCCACCACCGCGGGCACCTCGAACACCACGGTCACGGTGACCGACTCCACCGGTGCGACCGGCACGGCGACCTTCGGCTGGACCGTCAGCTCCGGCGGAGGCGGCGGCTGCACCGCGACCCAGCTGCTGGCCAACCCCGGCTTCGAATCGGGCGGCACCGGCTGGACGGCGACCAGCGGGGTGATCACCACCGACAGCGGTGAAGCGGCCCACAGCGGCTCCTACAAGGCCTGGATCGACGGCTACGGCAGTACGCACACCGACACCCTGTCCCAGTCGGTGACGATCCCCGCCGGCTGCAAGGCGACCCTGACCTTCTACCTGCACATCGACACCGACGAGACCACCGGCAGCATCCAGTACGACAAGCTGACGGTGACCGCCGGTTCGAAGACCCTGGCGACCTACTCGAACCTCAACAAGGCCTCCGGCTACAGCCAGAAGTCCTTCGACCTGTCCTCGCTGGCGGGCTCGACGGTCACGCTGAAGTTCAACGGGGTCGAGGACTCCTCGCTCCAGACCAGCTTCGTCGTGGACGACACGGCTCTCACGACCGGCTGA
- a CDS encoding NADP-dependent oxidoreductase produces MKSLTTNALPPVFSGPPRTGLEARLAARPDGLPTADHIQVVTTTVPDPAPGQVLVRNLFMSLDPGMLLLMSGGPRLPMPRYEVGQVLYGDAVGEVVASADPSLAEGDLVVHRLGWREYATAGAEAFRRVDADAHPSPSMHLGFGLVAYVGLVEVARLRPGDTVFVSSAAGATGGLAGQIARLMGAARVIGSAGSPEKVAHLTGTLGFDAAFDYHDGPVLDRLRAAAPDGVDVYFDNVGGEQLRAAIEVMNIHGRIAVCGALNRQRAGRPDEGPGDLLAVAAKRLTLRGFTLFDHLDRAPEFGERFRGWLREGSIVYDETVVEGLASAPQALLDLVGGRYTGKTVVRLTPAPAGTSVA; encoded by the coding sequence ATGAAGTCCTTAACGACGAACGCATTGCCGCCTGTCTTCTCCGGTCCGCCCCGCACCGGTCTGGAGGCCCGGCTCGCCGCACGGCCCGACGGCTTGCCCACCGCGGACCACATACAGGTCGTCACGACGACCGTCCCCGATCCCGCGCCGGGCCAGGTGCTGGTGCGCAACCTGTTCATGTCGCTCGACCCCGGCATGCTCCTGCTGATGTCGGGCGGCCCCCGGCTGCCCATGCCCCGCTACGAGGTGGGACAGGTCCTGTACGGGGACGCCGTCGGCGAGGTGGTCGCCTCGGCGGATCCCTCGCTGGCCGAGGGCGACCTCGTGGTGCACCGGCTGGGCTGGAGGGAGTACGCGACGGCAGGCGCGGAGGCGTTCCGCCGGGTCGACGCCGATGCCCACCCGAGCCCTTCCATGCACCTGGGGTTCGGGCTGGTCGCCTACGTCGGCCTGGTGGAGGTGGCCCGGCTGCGGCCCGGGGACACCGTGTTCGTCTCCAGTGCGGCAGGGGCCACCGGTGGTCTCGCGGGGCAGATCGCACGGCTCATGGGCGCCGCCCGGGTGATCGGCAGTGCCGGGTCGCCGGAGAAGGTGGCCCACCTGACCGGCACGCTCGGATTCGACGCCGCCTTCGACTACCACGACGGCCCCGTCCTGGACCGGCTGCGCGCGGCGGCGCCGGACGGGGTCGACGTGTACTTCGACAATGTCGGCGGCGAGCAGCTGCGCGCCGCCATCGAGGTCATGAACATCCACGGCCGCATCGCGGTGTGCGGGGCGCTCAACCGACAGCGCGCGGGCCGTCCCGACGAGGGGCCCGGCGATCTGCTGGCCGTGGCCGCCAAGCGTCTGACGCTCCGCGGGTTCACCCTGTTCGATCACCTGGACCGGGCCCCCGAGTTCGGTGAGCGCTTCCGTGGCTGGCTGCGCGAGGGATCCATCGTCTACGACGAGACGGTGGTCGAAGGCCTGGCGAGCGCGCCGCAGGCGCTCCTGGACCTGGTCGGCGGCCGGTACACCGGAAAGACCGTGGTCCGCCTCACCCCTGCGCCTGCGGGAACGTCAGTAGCCTGA
- a CDS encoding metallophosphoesterase family protein, with protein sequence MSDSSRDTAEGAGWGSAEHGAYRQLMPAHVEKLSWLNPRTLWAARNGVLASWFGDPTGRTRSRWVARRAKAGAPADKVVRRDVPDRFSFMVIGDTGEGDDCQYAVVPGFLKAGQDTEFAVIASDVIYPVGSADDYGTKFFQPYQDYPAPIYAIPGNHDWYEDLGAFMRVFCADPPPLDPEPAPRPLTRAWWRALLWHRPRPTDGQHLAEAGKLRSAPEQQAVQPGPYWAIDAGPVRIVGIDTGLLGTIDAEQGAWLREVSRGPKPKILITGSPLYVDGEHHPCAIEGGGTVDDIVRDPEHHYVAAIGGDIHNYQRYPVDVHGRTIQYVVAGGGGAFMHATHTIPRVSVADVTERDFRCYPLRGDSLAFYSRLYGRRLRLRRFFTLTESEATAVIAERLGIEPGRAPGPDARVTRRTRMVASLLGAGGRPDRTSRFRLPVRKLYTQLFSPGSATYSPPFFKCFLRLDVTPQAVRLRCFAATGNRAQELDPPVEDDFTIPLK encoded by the coding sequence GTGTCTGACTCCTCACGCGATACCGCAGAGGGCGCCGGCTGGGGCTCTGCCGAGCACGGCGCCTATCGGCAACTCATGCCCGCCCATGTCGAGAAGCTGTCGTGGCTCAACCCGAGAACCCTGTGGGCCGCCCGGAACGGGGTGCTCGCGTCCTGGTTCGGCGACCCGACGGGCCGTACCCGCAGCCGCTGGGTGGCCCGGCGGGCCAAGGCCGGGGCTCCCGCCGACAAGGTGGTCCGCCGCGATGTGCCCGACCGGTTCTCCTTCATGGTCATCGGCGACACCGGCGAGGGCGACGACTGCCAGTACGCCGTGGTCCCGGGCTTTCTGAAGGCGGGTCAGGACACCGAGTTCGCGGTGATCGCGAGCGACGTGATCTATCCCGTCGGCAGCGCGGACGACTACGGCACCAAGTTCTTCCAGCCGTACCAGGACTACCCTGCCCCGATATACGCGATACCGGGCAACCACGACTGGTACGAGGATCTCGGCGCGTTCATGCGCGTCTTCTGCGCCGACCCGCCGCCGCTCGACCCCGAGCCCGCACCCCGTCCGCTCACCCGGGCCTGGTGGCGTGCCCTGCTCTGGCACCGGCCGCGCCCGACGGACGGTCAGCACCTGGCCGAGGCGGGCAAGTTGCGCTCGGCACCGGAGCAACAGGCCGTGCAGCCGGGGCCGTACTGGGCGATCGACGCCGGACCGGTGCGGATCGTCGGCATCGACACCGGGCTGCTGGGCACGATCGACGCCGAACAGGGCGCCTGGCTGCGGGAGGTCTCCCGGGGCCCGAAGCCCAAGATCCTGATCACCGGGTCTCCGCTGTACGTGGACGGCGAGCACCACCCCTGCGCCATCGAGGGCGGCGGCACGGTCGACGACATCGTCCGTGACCCGGAGCATCACTACGTCGCCGCGATCGGCGGAGACATCCACAACTACCAGCGCTACCCGGTCGACGTGCACGGCCGGACCATCCAGTACGTGGTGGCGGGTGGCGGCGGCGCGTTCATGCACGCCACGCACACCATCCCGCGGGTGTCGGTCGCCGATGTGACGGAGCGGGACTTCCGCTGCTATCCGCTGCGCGGCGACTCGCTGGCCTTCTACAGCCGCCTGTACGGCCGCCGGCTGCGCCTGCGCCGCTTCTTCACACTCACCGAGTCCGAGGCGACGGCCGTGATCGCCGAACGGCTCGGCATCGAGCCGGGCCGCGCGCCCGGCCCGGACGCCCGTGTCACCCGGCGCACCCGGATGGTCGCGAGCCTGCTGGGCGCCGGCGGCCGCCCCGACCGGACCTCGCGGTTCCGGCTGCCCGTGCGCAAGCTCTACACCCAGCTGTTCTCGCCCGGCTCCGCCACCTACAGCCCGCCGTTCTTCAAGTGCTTCCTGCGTCTGGACGTCACCCCACAGGCGGTACGGCTGCGCTGTTTCGCCGCGACGGGCAACCGCGCCCAGGAACTGGACCCGCCGGTCGAGGACGATTTCACCATCCCGCTGAAGTGA